The proteins below come from a single Antennarius striatus isolate MH-2024 chromosome 18, ASM4005453v1, whole genome shotgun sequence genomic window:
- the LOC137611941 gene encoding tropomyosin alpha-1 chain-like isoform X2, whose product MEAIKKKMQMLKLDKENALDRAEQAETDKKSSEDKCKQLEDELLALQKKLKGTEDELDKYSEALKDAQEKLELSEKKAGDAEGEVASLNRRIQLVEEELDRAQERLTIALQKLEEAEKAADESERGMKVIENRAMKDEEKMEIQELQLKEAKHIAEDADRKYDEVARKLVILEGELERAEERAEISELKCGDLEEELKNVTNNLKSLEAQSDKYSEKEDKYEEDIKVLNDRLKEAETRAEFAERTVTKLEKSIDELEDELYAQKLKFKATSEELDHALNDMSTL is encoded by the exons ATGGAGGCCATCAAAAAGAAGATGCAGATGTTGAAGCTGGACAAGGAGAATGCCCTTGACAGGGCAGAGCAGGCTGAGACTGATAAGAAGTCATCTGAGGATAAATGCAAGCAG CTGGAGGATGAACTGCTTGCTCTGCAGAAGAAACTAAAAGGAACAGAGGATGAACTGGACAAGTATTCAGAGGCCCTGAAGGATGCTCAGGAGAAACTGGAACTGTCGGAGAAGAAGGCTGGTGAT GCAGAGGGTGAGGTGGCATCTCTGAACCGCAGGAtccagctggtggaggaggagttgGACCGTGCTCAGGAGAGACTGACCATCGCTCTGCAGAAACTAGAGGAAGCTGAAAAGGCTGCAGATGAGAGTGAAAG AGGCATGAAGGTGATTGAGAACAGAGCCATGAAGGatgaggagaagatggagatcCAGGAGTTGCAACTAAAAGAAGCCAAACACATTGCTGAGGATGCTGACCGTAAATACGATGAG gttgctCGTAAACTGGTGATCCTTGAGGGTGAGCTGgaaagagcagaggagagagcAGAAATTTCAGAGCT TAAGTGTGGTGACCTAGAAGAAGAGCTGAAGAATGTCACCAACAACCTCAAGTCATTAGAGGCCCAGTCTGATAAA TACTCTGAGAAGGAGGACAAATATGAAGAGGACATTAAAGTCCTGAATGACAGACTTAAGGAG GCGGAAACTCGTGCAGAATTTGCAGAAAGGACTGTGACTAAACTGGAAAAATCCATAGATGAGTTAGAAG ATGAACTGTACGCTCAGAAGCTGAAATTCAAGGCTACCAGCGAGGAGCTGGACCATGCTCTTAATGACATGAGCACCCTTTAA
- the ap1m1 gene encoding AP-1 complex subunit mu-1, translating into MSASAVYVLDLKGKVLVCRNYRGDVDMSEIEHFMTLLMDKEEEGTLSPILAHGGVRFMWIKHNNLYLVATSKKNASVSLVFSFLYKIVQVFSEYFKELEEESIRDNFVIIYELMDELMDFGYPQTTDSKILQEYITQEGHKLDTGAPRPPATVTNAVSWRSEGIKYRKNEVFLDVIESVNLLVSANGNVLRSEIVGSIKMRVFLSGMPELRLGLNDKVLFENTGRGKSKSVELEDVKFHQCVRLSRFENDRTISFIPPDGEFELMSYRLNTHVKPLIWIESVIEKHSHSRIEYMIKAKSQFKRRSTANNVEIHIPVPTDADSPKFKTTVGSVKWVPENSEIVWSIKSFPGGKEYLMRAHFGLPSVEAEDKEGKPPISVKFEIPYFTTSGIQVRYLKIIEKSGYQALPWVRYITQNGDYQLRTQ; encoded by the exons ATGTCTGCGAGTGCAGTGTACGTCTTGGATCTGAAAGGAAAG GTTCTGGTTTGTAGAAATTATCGGGGGGATGTGGACATGTCAGAGATTGAGCACTTCATGACACTTCTGATGGACAAAGAAGAGGAAGGCACACTTTCTCCAATCCTGGCCCATGGTGGAGTTCGTTTCATGTGGATCAAACATAATAACCTCTACT TGGTTGCAACATCCAAGAAAAATGCTAGTGTTTCGCTGGTCTTCTCCTTCTTGTACAAAATTGTCCAG GTTTTTTCAGAGTATTTCAAAGAATTAGAGGAAGAGAGCATCAGAGATAACTTTGTCATCATATACGAGCTGATGGACGAACTAATGGACTTTGGTTATCCTCAAACCACTGACAGCAAAATTCTACAAGA ATACATAACGCAGGAGGGCCACAAGTTAGACACTGGTGCCCCACGACCCCCCGCCACAGTCACCAATGCTGTCTCTTGGAGGTCAGAGGGCATCAAGTACAGGAAGAATGAGGTCTTCCTGGACGTCATTGAGTCAGTCAACCTCTTG GTTAGTGCCAATGGTAATGTTCTACGCAGTGAGATTGTGGGCTCCATCAAGATGCGTGTCTTCCTGTCTGGAATGCCTGAGCTACGTTTGGGCCTTAATGACAAGGTCCTATTTGAAAACACTGGAC GTGGGAAGAGTAAATCAGTAGAGCTTGAGGATGTCAAGTTTCACCAGTGCGTCCGTCTGTCTCGCTTTGAGAATGACCGCACCATCTCCTTCATTCCCCCTGATGGCGAGTTTGAGCTTATGTCTTACCGCCTCAACACTCAT gTGAAGCCTCTGATCTGGATTGAATCTGTTATTGAGAAGCATTCCCACAGTCGGATCGAGTATATGATCAAG GCCAAGAGTCAGTTCAAAAGGCGTTCCACAGCCAACAACGTGGAGATCCACATTCCTGTGCCAACCGATGCTGACTCACCCAAATTTAAGACCACAGTTGGCAGTGTCAAATGGGTGCCAGAGAACAGTGAGATTGTCTGGTCAATCAAGTCCTTCCCT GGTGGAAAAGAGTATTTGATGCGAGCTCACTTTGGCTTGCCGAGTGTGGAGGCTGAAGACAAGGAGGGGAAGCCACCTATCAGTGTCAAATTTGAGATTCCATACTTCACCACCTCAGGCATCCAG GTGCGTTACCTAAAGATCATTGAGAAGAGTGGCTATCAAGCCCTGCCATGGGTACGGTACATCACTCAAAATGGAG ATTACCAGCTCCGGACCCAGTAG
- the LOC137612009 gene encoding excitatory amino acid transporter 1-like translates to MKEAILNSELNTVNSTDVESSQASLDSSPKSKCNIKGLLKRNAFVLLTITAIVIGVGLGLSLRSINMTARQIKYFMFPGELLMQMLKFLVIPLITSSLITAMSSVERKSYGKIGIRAFFYYGVTSFMSVFTGIILVVLIKPGNVPTKTTTVSVDEAQAVQPGDVFLDLIRNMFPANMVTMFFQEYKTVYSKNTSADAINLTKTDDKMPLGSTIESPNILGLLIVCIAFGLTLRSMESEGKPLRDFFGCLNKASMRLISIVIWYSPVGILFLVGGQILKLKDVGVIGLELALYSITVITGLLIHSFLTLPLIYILTTRKNPFKFMAGILEPLTTAFGTSSSLVTLPISMSCLENNLNIDKRVTGFMLPIASILTLDGTALYEAVAAIFIAQMHHMDLNVAQIVVISITATVAAIGATGVPQGGMVSMTAVLTSVGLPLDGITFIIAVDWMLDRLRTTTNVLADCVGVGIVHHLSEKELQISISDEEQFMEYASMTPSDGQATLQSSVLAHFKK, encoded by the exons ATGAAAGAGGCGATTCTCAACTCTGAGCTGAACACAGTGAACAGTACTGATGTTGAAAGCAGCCAAGCATCCCTGGATTCTTCACCTAAGAGCAAATGTAATATTAAAGGTTTGCTCAAGAGAAATGCTTTTGTTCTTCTCACTATAACAGCTATTGTTATAG GCGTTGGATTGGGACTTTCACTTCGATCCATTAACATGACGGCcagacaaataaaatacttcATGTTTCCTGGAGAGCTGTTGATGCAAATGTTGAAGTTTCTGGTGATTCCTCTCATTACCTCCAGCTTGATTACAG CCATGTCATCGGTGGAAAGGAAGTCTTATGGGAAAATCGGAATCAGAGCTTTCTTCTATTATGGGGTGACTTCCTTCATGTCAGTGTTCACTGGCATTATTCTAGTTGTCCTTATCAAGCCAGGGAATGTGCCAACCAAAACCACCACAGTCTCTGTAGATGAAGCGCAAGCTGTGCAGCCTGGAGATGTCTTCCTGGATTTGATCAG AAACATGTTTCCTGCAAATATGGTGACCATGTTTTTTCAAGAG TATAAAACTGTTTACTCGAAAAACACAAGTGCTGATGCCATCAACCTGACCAAAACAG ATGACAAAATGCCTTTGGGTAGCACCATAGAAAGTCCCAATATTTTGGGATTATTAATCGTCTGTATAGCCTTTGGCCTCACCTTGAGAAGTATGGAGAGTGAGGGAAAACCTCTGAGAGACTTCTTTGGCTGCCTGAATAAAGCCAGCATGCGTCTGATCAGCATAGTCATCTG GTATTCCCCAGTAGGAATACTCTTCTTGGTTGGAGGACAGATTTTGAAGCTGAAAGATGTTGGAGTTATAGGTCTCGAACTTGCCCTATATTCCATAACTGTTATCACTGGCCTGTTAATTCACAGCTTTCTCACCCTGCCTCTCATATATATCCTCACCACACGTAAGAATCCCTTTAAGTTTATGGCCGGCATTCTTGAGCCTCTCACTACTGCCTTTGGTACTTCTTCCAG CCTTGTCACCCTGCCCATCAGCATGAGCTGTCTGGAGAACAATCTCAACATTGACAAACGGGTGACGGGTTTCATGTTGCCTATAGCATCTATATTGACTTTGGATGGAACAGCCCTTTATGAGGCTGTGGCTGCCATATTCATTGCCCAGATGCATCATATGGATCTTAATGTGGCTCAAATTGTCGTCATCAG cATTACTGCCACAGTTGCAGCAATTGGAGCCACTGGTGTCCCCCAAGGTGGTATGGTGTCTATGACAGCTGTGCTGACATCTGTGGGACTACCCCTTGATGGCATTACATTTATTATCGCAGTTGACTGGATGCT AGACCGTTTGAGAACTACCACCAACGTACTGGCTgactgtgtgggtgtgggtatAGTGCATCACTTATCTGAAAAGGAGCTTCAGATCTCCATTTCTGATGAAGAACAATTCATGGAATATGCTAGTATGACACCATCTGATGGACAGGCAACACTACAGAGCTCTGTGCTTGCCCATTTCAAGAAGTGA
- the admp gene encoding anti-dorsalizing morphogenic protein, with protein MLMLMVISFATSVRTVAARPSVNNMENHFTAGNESEEVRLAAIKRLLEVFGMDDPPAIHEHKQPPQYMLDLYNTVADVNGVTKDPNLLEGNTVRSFFDKLHSEQVEYRFNLSTVARTEKILTAELHLFKLRPQTKLALNQHHFCQVSVHQLLDTSRINNTQEKKLLSSRLVSVHSTGWEVFTITQAVRSWTSDEGSNLGLYVTIRTLGGSQMDMNLIRFASGRNHHQSKQPMLVVFTDDGRRSTALENTGESDFTTTPSLPYAPLSGSPSRSVRSVDYREEDGMSLPCQRLPLYVDFEEIGWSGWIVSPRGYNAYHCKGSCPFPLGQNMKPTNHATVQSIINALKLIKGIETPCCVPEKLFSINLLFFDDEENVVLKQYNDMVAGSCGCH; from the exons atgttgatgttgatggtgATCAGCTTTGCCACGTCGGTGCGCACGGTCGCTGCGCGTCCCTCCGTCAACAACATGGAGAATCATTTCACCGCCGGTAACGAGTCAGAGGAAGTGCGCTTGGCTGCTATCAAGAGACTCCTGGAGGTTTTTGGAATGGATGACCCCCCTGCTATCCACGAACACAAGCAGCCACCTCAGTACATGCTTGACTTGTACAACACTGTTGCTGATGTGAACGGAGTGACCAAAGATCCAAACCTCCTGGAGGGGAACACCGTGCGCAGCTTCTTTGACAAAC TTCACAGTGAACAAGTGGAGTACAGGTTTAATTTGTCCACGGTTGCAAGAACTGAAAAGATTCTCACCGCAGAGCTCCATCTTTTCAAGCTGCGACCTCAGACAAAGCTGGCATTAAACCAACATCACTTCTGCCAG GTTAGTGTTCACCAGTTGCTTGACACCAGCAGAATCAATAACACTCAAGAAAAGAAATTGCTGTCTTCTCGCCTCGTCTCAGTCCACTCTACTGGTTGGGAAGTATTCACTATTACACAAGCA GTCCGCTCCTGGACGTCAGATGAAGGCAGTAATCTGGGCCTCTATGTGACTATTCGGACCCTGGGAGGAAGCCAGATGGATATGAATTTGATCCGCTTTGCTTCTGGACGCAACCACCACCAGAGCAAACAGCCCATGCTGGTGGTGTTCACTGACGACGGCCGTCGCTCCACTGCTCTTGAAAACACGG GTGAAAGTGATTTCACAACCACTCCCAGCTTACCCTACGCTCCACTGTCAGGTTCTCCCTCTCGCAGTGTCCGCTCTGTAGACtacagagaggaggatggaatGTCTTTGCCCTGTCAGCGTCTACCGCTTTATGTGGACTTTGAGGAGATCGGCTGGTCGGGCTGGATTGTGTCTCCTAGAGGCTACAACGCTTACCACTGCAAAGGCTCCTGCCCCTTCCCTTTGGGTCAGAACATGAAGCCGACCAACCACGCCACTGTCCAGTCTATCATCAATGCTTTAAAGCTAATCAAAGGTATCGAGACCCCTTGCTGCGTGCCTGAAAAGCTCTTCTCCATCAACTTGCTGTTCTTTGATGATGAGGAGAATGTGGTGCTGAAACAGTACAACGACATGGTGGCAGGTAGCTGTGGTTGCCACTGA
- the LOC137612010 gene encoding calcium and integrin-binding family member 3-like has product MMLDDSPYSLSEGLLFTMDKTMKCCHYNGNQRTCGSPTPDLLFGSGLFLSQFFSYLTFPYTIIKKDLTLEQPWTGNLLFVHSDMGNKQTIFTTQQLDAYQDCTYFTRKEILRLFDRYRDLAPQLVPLDYTNHPDVKLPYELIGSMPELKDNPFRQRIAEVFSEDGEGNMTLDDFLDMFSVLSEMAPRDLKAYYAFKIYDFNNDDFICKSDLEKTLNKLTRNELTEDEVRMVCEKVVDEADLDNDGRLSLEDFQHMIVRAPEFLSTFHIRI; this is encoded by the exons ATGATGCTGGATGACAGCCCTTATTCATTGTCAGAGGGGCTGCTATTCACAATGGACAAAACGATGAAATGCTGCCATTATAATGGGAACCAAAGGACCTGTGGCAGCCCGACACCTGATCTACTCTTTGGCTCTGGCTTGTTTTTGTCCCAGTTTTTTTCATATCTGACATTTCCATACACCATTATAAAAAAGGACTTGACATTGGAGCAGCCATGGACTGGGAACTTGCTGTTTGTACACTCAGACATGGGGAATAAACAGACCATCTTCACTACACAGCAGCTGGATGCTTATCAG GACTGCACATATTTTACAAGGAAAGAAATTCTCAG GCTCTTCGACCGGTATCGGGATTTGGCACCGCAGCTCGTTCCCCTTGACTACACCAACCACCCAGACGTGAAGTTACCATATGAGCTCATTGGAAGTATGCCGGAGCTGAAG GATAACCCATTCCGTCAGAGGATTGCTGAGGTTTTCTCCGAAGATGGAGAGGGAAACATGACATTGGATGACTTCTTGGACATGTTTTCAGTCTTAAGTGAGATGGCACCACGTGATCTGAAGGCCTACTATGCTTTCAAAATTTATG ATTTCAACAATGATGACTTCATTTGCAAGTCAGACCTTGAGAAGACGCTGAACAAACTGACCCGTAATGAGCTGACGGAGGATGAGGTCAGGATGGTGTGTGAGAAGGTGGTGGATGAGGCCGACCTTGACAATGACGGCCGTCTGTCACTTGAAGACTTCCAGCACATGATTGTTAGAGCTCCAGAATTCCTCAG CACTTTCCACATAAGGATATAG
- the LOC137611941 gene encoding tropomyosin alpha-4 chain-like isoform X4, whose product MAMLVKKKIQTLQQQLDEAEDRGVAVQKELDDEVTLRCKAEGEVASLNRRIQLVEEELDRAQERLTIALQKLEEAEKAADESERGMKVIENRAMKDEEKMEIQELQLKEAKHIAEDADRKYDEVARKLVILEGELERAEERAEISELKCGDLEEELKNVTNNLKSLEAQSDKYSEKEDKYEEDIKVLNDRLKEAETRAEFAERTVTKLEKSIDELEDELYAQKLKFKATSEELDHALNDMSTL is encoded by the exons ATGGCGATGCTGGTGAAGAAGAAAATCCAaaccctgcagcagcagctcgaTGAGGCGGAAGATCGAGGAGTCGCAGTTCAGAAAGAGTTGGATGATGAAGTAACCCTGCGCTGTAAA GCAGAGGGTGAGGTGGCATCTCTGAACCGCAGGAtccagctggtggaggaggagttgGACCGTGCTCAGGAGAGACTGACCATCGCTCTGCAGAAACTAGAGGAAGCTGAAAAGGCTGCAGATGAGAGTGAAAG AGGCATGAAGGTGATTGAGAACAGAGCCATGAAGGatgaggagaagatggagatcCAGGAGTTGCAACTAAAAGAAGCCAAACACATTGCTGAGGATGCTGACCGTAAATACGATGAG gttgctCGTAAACTGGTGATCCTTGAGGGTGAGCTGgaaagagcagaggagagagcAGAAATTTCAGAGCT TAAGTGTGGTGACCTAGAAGAAGAGCTGAAGAATGTCACCAACAACCTCAAGTCATTAGAGGCCCAGTCTGATAAA TACTCTGAGAAGGAGGACAAATATGAAGAGGACATTAAAGTCCTGAATGACAGACTTAAGGAG GCGGAAACTCGTGCAGAATTTGCAGAAAGGACTGTGACTAAACTGGAAAAATCCATAGATGAGTTAGAAG ATGAACTGTACGCTCAGAAGCTGAAATTCAAGGCTACCAGCGAGGAGCTGGACCATGCTCTTAATGACATGAGCACCCTTTAA
- the LOC137611941 gene encoding tropomyosin alpha-1 chain-like isoform X1, translating into MEAIKKKMQMLKLDKENALDRAEQAETDKKSSEDKCKQLEDELLALQKKLKGTEDELDKYSEALKDAQEKLELSEKKAGDAEGEVASLNRRIQLVEEELDRAQERLTIALQKLEEAEKAADESERGMKVIENRAMKDEEKMEIQELQLKEAKHIAEDADRKYDEVARKLVILEGELERAEERAEISELKCGDLEEELKNVTNNLKSLEAQSDKYSEKEDKYEEDIKVLNDRLKEAETRAEFAERTVTKLEKSIDELEELLSAAKEENLGMHQVLDQTLQELGSL; encoded by the exons ATGGAGGCCATCAAAAAGAAGATGCAGATGTTGAAGCTGGACAAGGAGAATGCCCTTGACAGGGCAGAGCAGGCTGAGACTGATAAGAAGTCATCTGAGGATAAATGCAAGCAG CTGGAGGATGAACTGCTTGCTCTGCAGAAGAAACTAAAAGGAACAGAGGATGAACTGGACAAGTATTCAGAGGCCCTGAAGGATGCTCAGGAGAAACTGGAACTGTCGGAGAAGAAGGCTGGTGAT GCAGAGGGTGAGGTGGCATCTCTGAACCGCAGGAtccagctggtggaggaggagttgGACCGTGCTCAGGAGAGACTGACCATCGCTCTGCAGAAACTAGAGGAAGCTGAAAAGGCTGCAGATGAGAGTGAAAG AGGCATGAAGGTGATTGAGAACAGAGCCATGAAGGatgaggagaagatggagatcCAGGAGTTGCAACTAAAAGAAGCCAAACACATTGCTGAGGATGCTGACCGTAAATACGATGAG gttgctCGTAAACTGGTGATCCTTGAGGGTGAGCTGgaaagagcagaggagagagcAGAAATTTCAGAGCT TAAGTGTGGTGACCTAGAAGAAGAGCTGAAGAATGTCACCAACAACCTCAAGTCATTAGAGGCCCAGTCTGATAAA TACTCTGAGAAGGAGGACAAATATGAAGAGGACATTAAAGTCCTGAATGACAGACTTAAGGAG GCGGAAACTCGTGCAGAATTTGCAGAAAGGACTGTGACTAAACTGGAAAAATCCATAGATGAGTTAGAAG AGCTTCTATCAGCTGCGAAAGAAGAAAACCTAGGAATGCACCAAGTCCTTGACCAAACACTGCAGGAGCTAGGCAGCTTGTAA
- the LOC137612011 gene encoding ras-related protein Rab-8A-like, producing MAKTYDYLFKLLLIGDSGVGKTCVLFRFSEDAFNSTFISTIGIDFKIRTIELDGKKIKLQIWDTAGQERFRTITTAYYRGAMGIMLVYDITNEKSFDNIKNWIRNIEEHASADVEKMVLGNKCDINDKRQVSKDRGEKLALEYGIKFMETSAKANINVENAFLTLARDIKTKMDTKLDGNTTQGSSQGVKISEPQKKTSFFRCSLL from the exons ATGGCGAAGACGTACGACTATTTGTTTAAATTACTATTAATCGGTGACTCTGGTGTCGGGAAGACCTGTGTCCTGTTCAGGTTTTCGGAGGACGCCTTCAATTCTACGTTTATATCAACAATAG GCATTGATTTCAAGATTAGGACTATAGAGCTGGACGGCAAGAAGATCAAGTTACAGATATG GGATACAGCGGGCCAGGAACGTTTCCGAACAATAACAACAGCCTATTACAGAGGAGCAATG GGCATCATGCTTGTCTATGACATCACAAACGAGAAATCCTTTGATAATATCAAGAACTGGATTAGAAACATAGAGGAG CATGCATCAGCTGATGTTGAAAAGATGGTCCTTGGCAACAAGTGTGACATTAATGACAAGAGACAGGTTTCCAAAGACAGGGGGGAAAAG CTTGCATTAGAGTATGGAATCAAGTTCATGGAAACGAGTGCAAAGGCCAACATCAATGTGGAAAAC GCATTTTTGACACTGGCCAGAgacatcaaaacaaaaatggacACAAAATTG GACGGAAACACAACACAGGGGAGCAGTCAAGGAGTAAAGATCTCAGAGCCTCAGAAAAAGACCAGCTTCTTTCGCTGCAGCCTACTCTGA
- the LOC137611941 gene encoding tropomyosin alpha-4 chain-like isoform X3, translated as MAMLVKKKIQTLQQQLDEAEDRGVAVQKELDDEVTLRCKAEGEVASLNRRIQLVEEELDRAQERLTIALQKLEEAEKAADESERGMKVIENRAMKDEEKMEIQELQLKEAKHIAEDADRKYDEVARKLVILEGELERAEERAEISELKCGDLEEELKNVTNNLKSLEAQSDKYSEKEDKYEEDIKVLNDRLKEAETRAEFAERTVTKLEKSIDELEELLSAAKEENLGMHQVLDQTLQELGSL; from the exons ATGGCGATGCTGGTGAAGAAGAAAATCCAaaccctgcagcagcagctcgaTGAGGCGGAAGATCGAGGAGTCGCAGTTCAGAAAGAGTTGGATGATGAAGTAACCCTGCGCTGTAAA GCAGAGGGTGAGGTGGCATCTCTGAACCGCAGGAtccagctggtggaggaggagttgGACCGTGCTCAGGAGAGACTGACCATCGCTCTGCAGAAACTAGAGGAAGCTGAAAAGGCTGCAGATGAGAGTGAAAG AGGCATGAAGGTGATTGAGAACAGAGCCATGAAGGatgaggagaagatggagatcCAGGAGTTGCAACTAAAAGAAGCCAAACACATTGCTGAGGATGCTGACCGTAAATACGATGAG gttgctCGTAAACTGGTGATCCTTGAGGGTGAGCTGgaaagagcagaggagagagcAGAAATTTCAGAGCT TAAGTGTGGTGACCTAGAAGAAGAGCTGAAGAATGTCACCAACAACCTCAAGTCATTAGAGGCCCAGTCTGATAAA TACTCTGAGAAGGAGGACAAATATGAAGAGGACATTAAAGTCCTGAATGACAGACTTAAGGAG GCGGAAACTCGTGCAGAATTTGCAGAAAGGACTGTGACTAAACTGGAAAAATCCATAGATGAGTTAGAAG AGCTTCTATCAGCTGCGAAAGAAGAAAACCTAGGAATGCACCAAGTCCTTGACCAAACACTGCAGGAGCTAGGCAGCTTGTAA